One region of Astyanax mexicanus isolate ESR-SI-001 chromosome 15, AstMex3_surface, whole genome shotgun sequence genomic DNA includes:
- the ndufb8 gene encoding NADH dehydrogenase [ubiquinone] 1 beta subcomplex subunit 8, mitochondrial has protein sequence MAARALSKSGRFDKVYKLVIGSRSASGVSKGSLPGPYPQTPEERAAAAKKYNLRLEDYQPYPDDGKGYGDYPMLPNRSQQERDPWYSWDHPDLRRNWGESMHWDFDMYTRNRVDTSPSPVDWSTMSKTLLGYLGFMLLMFGLGEVFPMYQPVMPKQYPYNDLYLERGGDPEKQPEPVKHYEI, from the exons ATGGCGGCGCGCGCTCTGAGTAAATCGGGCCGGTTTGATAAAGTGTATAAACTGGTGATCGGCTCCAGGTCGG CATCTGGTGTATCTAAAGGTTCTCTGCCAGGACCCTACCCCCAGACCCCTGAAGAAAGGGCAGCAGCAGCTAAAAAATACAACCTAAGGCTGGAAGACTATCAGCCATACCCTGACGACGGAAAAGG GTATGGAGATTACCCGATGCTGCCCAACCGCTCTCAGCAGGAGAGAGACCCCTGGTACAGTTGGGACCACCCAGACCTGAGGAGGAATTGGGGTGAATCG atGCACTGGGACTTTGATATGTATACCCGGAACAGGGTTGACACATCTCCTTCACCGGTTGACTGGTCCACTATGTCTAAGACCCTGCTGGGATACCTGGGGTTCATGCTGCTGATGTTTGGGCTCGGGGAAGTGTTCCCTATGTACCAGCCAGTG aTGCCAAAGCAGTACCCCTACAATGATCTATATCTGGAGAGAGGCGGAGACCCAGAGAAACAGCCTGAACCTGTTAAACATTATGAAATCTAA